The DNA region GGTCGACCAGGGCCGCGGCCTCGCCAGCCCGCGCCGGCCGCGCCACGCACAGCGTCATCGCGCGATCGATCCGCTCGCCATCCGTGCCCGGGGCGACGAGCACGCGCCGGGCCAGCCCCACGGCCGCGTCGACGAACACCCGATCGTTCAACAGCGCCAAGGCCTGCAGCGGCGACCGGGTCGCCTCGCGGCGCGGACAGGTCACGTCGCGCGTGGGTGCGTCGAACGTCACAAACGTGTCGTCGAGCGCCTGCCGCTTCCAGAACACGTACAACGAGCGGCGATAGGGATACACCGCGTCGGCCGCGGCGTTCATCTCGGCCGCCTGCACCGCCGGCCCTCCCAGGTCGTCGTGCAGCAAGCCGCCGATGGCCAGCGCGTTGTCGCGCACCAACTCGGCCGGCAGCCGCCACCGCGATGCTCGGGCCAACAGGCGATTCTCGGGATCGCTTTCTTGCTTGGCCGGCGCGCTCGACGCCGCCTGGCGATACGTCGCCGACGTGACGATCAGCCGGTGCAGTTGCTTCAACCGCCAGGGCGATTCGAGCAACTCGACCGCCAGCCAATCGAGCAGCTCGGGATGGCTCGGCGCGGCGCCCTGCGCGCCGAAATCCTCCGGCGTCGCCACCAGGCCCGTGCCGAAATACTGCGCCCAAATCCGGTTCGCCTGCACCCGCGCCGCGAGCGGGTTGTCGCGCGCGGTCAACCACCGGGCCAGGGCCAGCCGGTCGAAGGGTGCGGCCGAGTCGGCCTTGATCAAAAACTGCGGCGGGCCCGCGGCGACTTCGTCGCCCGGCGTCAACGGATTGCCGCGCAGCAGCACATGTGTCGTGCGCGGTTCGGGCTGATCGCGCATCACGAGCGTCTGGACCGACGCCACGGCGTCGCGCGCCCTCTTCAGCCGGGCCTGCTCGCTCTTGTCGTGGGCCGCCGCCAGCCGGGCCTCGAGCGCCGCGCGCCGCGCCGCGGCCGCCGGTGGATCGACGGCCAACCGGGGACTGACGTCGGTCATCTTGCCCGACTCGTCGCGCGTCGTCTCGATCGCACCCTGATTGAAGCACGCCGCGAGACGGTAAAAATCTTCTTGCCGGAACGGGTCGTACTTGTGGTGATGGCATTGCGCACAAGCTAAGGTCGAGCCCAGCCACACCGT from Pirellulales bacterium includes:
- a CDS encoding PSD1 and planctomycete cytochrome C domain-containing protein, translated to MSSAWWNDWRMGWVLALLAAQGASCLAGETLRSPSYDREVRPLLAARCFKCHGPAAQEGGLRLDEFETATGAGDSGRTAVVPANSAESLLVARVSSGEPAERMPPLEAGEALAPEEIDLLRRWIDAGAAYEVHWAYRRIERPPVPEVHATAWPRGAIDRFVLAKIEAAGMSPEPEAGKATLLRRVSLDLVGLPPTSDELQAFLSDDSADAYERVVERLLASPQFGVRQAQLWLDLARYADSDGYAHDFARTIWPYRDWVVDALNADLPFDQFTLEQLAGDLLPNPSAEQLIATGFHRNTRINVEAGSDPEEYRLAAVFDRVTTTATVWLGSTLACAQCHHHKYDPFRQEDFYRLAACFNQGAIETTRDESGKMTDVSPRLAVDPPAAAARRAALEARLAAAHDKSEQARLKRARDAVASVQTLVMRDQPEPRTTHVLLRGNPLTPGDEVAAGPPQFLIKADSAAPFDRLALARWLTARDNPLAARVQANRIWAQYFGTGLVATPEDFGAQGAAPSHPELLDWLAVELLESPWRLKQLHRLIVTSATYRQAASSAPAKQESDPENRLLARASRWRLPAELVRDNALAIGGLLHDDLGGPAVQAAEMNAAADAVYPYRRSLYVFWKRQALDDTFVTFDAPTRDVTCPRREATRSPLQALALLNDRVFVDAAVGLARRVLVAPGTDGERIDRAMTLCVARPARAGEAAALVDLLARRRAAFAADGAAAEKLLASSSVPVPDEITPAELAAWTLVANVLLNLDETMTRE